One window of Microcoleus vaginatus PCC 9802 genomic DNA carries:
- a CDS encoding ShlB/FhaC/HecB family hemolysin secretion/activation protein, with product MINWHSQAADKLILEKLLIMRPNANIALFRLGISLLTALPMACFYANKAISQTKDISQLPVSADNSADRGNQVLALQKLEIKQDETGTNLNQFPDSIDTNPEPETQSNPAENRQEACSTIDGTACGAGILPEQTHLVDNDPQCQNQLHCNHVLAQNQPSLPPNLPPPPTEPDPNRDRFLQQAPQPSPEPPQVPPTVAPRSPSPVPPTLPNTPIEVQKIQVVGSTILSQDEINALVNPLEGRSTTLEQLKQIADKITEIYLNRGYITSRAVLPPQTITAGVVQIQVIEGKLARIEVEGTKRLNPSYIRSRIRLGAGMPLSTASLEDQLRLLRVDPLFDNVEASLRAGDNEGESILIVRVSEANPFQPTFSIDNYSPPSVGSERLGVSLRHRNITGNGDELAGAYYRSLGDSDVFDFSYRVPLNAMNGTLQLRAAPNRNSIVQADFKRFDISGKSHLFEVSYRQPLRRTPIEEFALSAGFTYQTGRTFLAGEPFPFGIGPDSNGVTTTSAIKLGQDYIRRDPQGAWALRSQFTIGTSLFDATQNEGSDPDGQFFSWLGQVQRVQRLNDKHLLIVQADLQLSANSLLPSQQFVIGGGQSLRGYRQNVRSGDNGFRVSIEDRITLQRDASGNPKLQLAPFLDAGTVWNVANNPNKLTNQTFLAGLGLGVIWEPIQRVNLRVDYAFPLVRISDRGDNLQDKGIYFNIIYTP from the coding sequence ATGATAAACTGGCATAGTCAAGCAGCCGACAAACTTATTTTAGAGAAATTATTAATTATGCGCCCGAATGCAAATATTGCACTATTTCGCTTGGGAATTTCACTTCTAACTGCGCTCCCGATGGCTTGCTTTTATGCCAATAAAGCTATATCCCAAACAAAGGATATATCTCAGTTGCCCGTCTCCGCTGACAACTCAGCAGATAGGGGCAATCAAGTATTAGCACTGCAAAAACTGGAAATCAAGCAGGATGAAACAGGAACCAACTTAAATCAGTTTCCCGATTCGATCGACACCAACCCTGAACCAGAAACACAATCGAACCCCGCCGAGAACAGGCAAGAGGCCTGTTCCACAATAGATGGAACTGCTTGTGGTGCGGGCATCTTGCCCGAACAAACACATCTGGTTGACAACGATCCCCAATGTCAGAACCAGCTACATTGCAATCATGTTTTAGCCCAGAACCAACCCTCGCTGCCTCCAAACCTGCCACCGCCGCCGACGGAACCAGATCCAAATCGCGATCGATTTCTGCAACAGGCCCCGCAGCCTTCCCCAGAACCTCCCCAAGTACCGCCCACAGTAGCGCCGCGGTCCCCGTCGCCAGTTCCCCCAACGCTGCCGAATACACCAATTGAGGTGCAGAAAATTCAAGTAGTTGGCAGCACAATTTTAAGCCAAGATGAAATTAATGCCTTAGTCAACCCCTTAGAAGGCCGTTCTACCACCCTAGAACAGCTCAAACAAATCGCCGACAAAATTACCGAAATTTACCTCAATCGTGGCTACATCACTTCCAGAGCAGTCTTGCCACCCCAAACTATCACCGCAGGGGTAGTCCAAATTCAAGTGATTGAAGGCAAGCTAGCTCGAATTGAGGTAGAAGGAACTAAAAGATTGAATCCAAGTTACATCCGCAGCCGGATTCGACTCGGTGCAGGAATGCCTTTAAGCACAGCTTCATTAGAAGACCAACTCCGGCTGCTGAGAGTCGATCCTTTATTTGACAATGTAGAAGCCAGTCTGCGGGCTGGGGATAATGAAGGCGAGAGCATTCTGATCGTCCGAGTCTCGGAAGCTAATCCATTTCAACCTACTTTCAGCATTGACAATTACTCGCCTCCCAGTGTCGGTTCCGAAAGATTGGGAGTTAGTTTGCGACACCGCAATATAACAGGAAATGGCGACGAACTGGCAGGGGCTTATTATCGATCCCTTGGGGATTCAGACGTGTTTGATTTCAGCTATCGCGTGCCGCTAAATGCGATGAACGGCACTTTGCAATTGAGGGCAGCGCCGAATCGCAACAGTATCGTACAAGCAGATTTTAAACGTTTTGACATTTCGGGAAAATCGCATTTATTTGAAGTTAGTTACCGCCAGCCGCTGCGGAGAACGCCGATCGAAGAATTTGCCTTGTCTGCCGGTTTTACTTATCAAACAGGTAGAACTTTTCTCGCTGGCGAACCGTTTCCTTTTGGCATCGGCCCGGACTCCAATGGTGTCACCACTACCAGCGCAATTAAGCTGGGACAGGACTACATTCGGCGCGACCCCCAGGGTGCTTGGGCCCTGCGATCGCAATTTACGATCGGCACTAGCTTGTTTGATGCTACTCAAAACGAAGGTTCTGATCCCGACGGACAATTTTTTAGTTGGCTGGGTCAAGTGCAGCGAGTACAGCGATTGAATGACAAACATTTATTAATTGTGCAGGCAGACTTACAGTTGTCAGCTAATAGTTTGTTGCCTTCCCAGCAATTTGTAATTGGCGGTGGACAATCTTTGCGCGGCTACCGCCAAAATGTCCGTTCTGGCGATAACGGCTTCAGAGTTTCCATCGAAGATCGGATTACTTTGCAGCGCGATGCTTCGGGAAATCCCAAACTTCAATTGGCTCCTTTTTTGGATGCGGGTACGGTGTGGAACGTTGCGAACAATCCTAATAAATTAACAAATCAGACATTTTTAGCAGGTTTGGGTTTGGGGGTAATCTGGGAACCGATACAGCGGGTGAACCTGCGCGTAGATTACGCTTTTCCTTTGGTGAGAATTAGTGATCGGGGCGACAATCTGCAAGATAAGGGCATTTACTTCAACATAATTTATACGCCATAA
- a CDS encoding HNH endonuclease → MTVVTDVLRQSVVVFSQNYLPMSRVNIKRAIVLLVTGKAEPLDFSIGNGWVVRSPTTSIHVPEQIRLTFGNRERLWKVPPVNRREVLRRDAHSCQYCGSNRHLTLDHVMPRSKGGPHTWDNVVTACERCNSRKGDRTPIEAGMSLRTKPKAPIHPTVAFAELFWHEYQIGE, encoded by the coding sequence GTGACCGTAGTAACTGATGTATTGAGGCAATCTGTGGTGGTGTTTTCTCAGAATTACCTACCGATGAGCCGTGTCAACATCAAACGGGCGATCGTACTGTTGGTAACAGGCAAGGCTGAACCTCTGGATTTTAGCATCGGCAACGGCTGGGTGGTGCGATCGCCCACCACCAGCATCCACGTACCCGAACAAATCCGCTTGACTTTTGGTAACAGGGAACGCCTGTGGAAAGTGCCCCCGGTCAATCGCCGGGAAGTTCTGCGCCGTGACGCTCATTCTTGCCAATACTGCGGTAGCAATCGGCATTTGACGCTGGATCACGTGATGCCTCGATCAAAGGGCGGCCCGCATACTTGGGACAACGTGGTGACTGCTTGCGAACGGTGCAACTCTCGTAAGGGCGATCGAACTCCCATAGAAGCCGGAATGTCTCTGCGAACTAAGCCGAAGGCCCCCATACACCCCACTGTTGCTTTTGCCGAACTGTTTTGGCACGAATACCAAATAGGGGAATAG
- a CDS encoding D-alanyl-D-alanine carboxypeptidase, with product MLKNRYLTAASSIALLTIIAGCAATESPQLASPSPVAESSPPPVKPSQPQPLIVSATNPETPTNTKIQQYLNGLVAQGFAKENQGVWMQSGNTLLANHQGTVPLSAASITKVATSLVALQQYGPEHQFITLIGTTGKIENGVLKGDLIVGGSEDPLFVWEEAIALGNALNQKGIKRVTGNLIIVDKFYMNFELDPLKSGELLKQGLNSQIWPSEAAAQYQTLPPNTPKPQIAIEGTVQVLPASPNDVQPLVKHYSLPLTELIKKMNQYSNNLMADMLADTVGGAKTVAQKAAAATGVPPAEIQLVNGSGLSEENLISPRAACALFIALERYLEPYSMTVADVLTVVGKDEGILAERALPKLAVVKSGTLDNVSALGGALPTQKQETVWFVIMNRGANVETFRTQQEVLLKSFLNEWGSVQVSPRELTPNPARSSKVSRSEIVQ from the coding sequence ATGCTGAAAAACCGCTACTTGACTGCTGCGAGTTCGATCGCCCTTCTCACAATTATTGCCGGATGTGCAGCTACTGAATCACCTCAACTTGCATCTCCCTCTCCTGTAGCTGAATCTTCCCCGCCGCCAGTTAAACCAAGTCAGCCTCAGCCCTTAATAGTCTCTGCTACCAATCCTGAAACCCCCACAAATACCAAAATCCAGCAATATCTCAACGGGTTGGTAGCCCAAGGTTTTGCCAAAGAAAACCAAGGCGTCTGGATGCAATCTGGTAATACTTTGCTAGCCAATCATCAAGGTACCGTTCCTCTGTCAGCCGCTTCTATTACCAAAGTAGCAACATCTCTCGTAGCGCTGCAACAATACGGGCCGGAACATCAATTTATTACCTTAATTGGTACAACGGGAAAAATTGAAAACGGCGTCTTAAAAGGCGATTTAATTGTTGGCGGAAGCGAAGATCCGTTGTTTGTCTGGGAAGAGGCGATCGCCCTTGGTAACGCCTTAAACCAAAAAGGAATCAAGCGAGTCACTGGCAATTTGATAATTGTCGATAAGTTTTACATGAACTTTGAACTTGATCCCCTCAAATCGGGAGAATTGCTCAAACAAGGATTGAACAGTCAAATCTGGCCCAGCGAAGCCGCCGCCCAGTATCAAACCCTGCCTCCCAATACGCCAAAACCCCAAATAGCCATTGAGGGTACTGTACAAGTTTTGCCTGCATCTCCCAACGATGTGCAGCCTTTAGTCAAACATTATTCTTTGCCCCTTACCGAACTGATCAAAAAAATGAATCAGTACAGCAACAATCTCATGGCAGATATGCTAGCTGATACTGTCGGCGGCGCCAAAACAGTCGCGCAAAAAGCAGCAGCAGCAACCGGAGTTCCGCCCGCAGAAATTCAACTCGTCAACGGTTCGGGATTGAGCGAAGAAAATCTCATTTCTCCCCGGGCTGCTTGCGCGTTATTTATAGCTTTAGAACGCTATCTTGAACCTTACAGCATGACAGTTGCTGATGTCTTAACTGTTGTTGGGAAAGATGAAGGAATACTGGCAGAACGGGCGCTTCCCAAATTAGCAGTAGTCAAATCTGGCACGTTGGATAATGTTAGCGCTTTGGGGGGAGCGCTGCCCACTCAAAAACAAGAAACAGTGTGGTTTGTGATTATGAATCGCGGGGCAAATGTCGAGACATTTCGCACTCAGCAAGAGGTTTTGCTGAAAAGCTTTTTGAATGAGTGGGGAAGTGTTCAAGTTTCGCCGCGCGAATTAACGCCAAATCCTGCTAGAAGTAGTAAGGTATCTCGCAGCGAAATTGTTCAATAA
- a CDS encoding DUF1460 domain-containing protein has protein sequence MKQNPLKNMRNFWSLAVLGFAIVGVNNSLIPDVWAFQSQSATGYVVEPQTAGQGADVAFSLTGESENLEVTNKQTVSSFPSIFWDFNNLAEISYSELLKVLARRSDSNNTERETAAQPEDIARFEKVVQYAKQQNLHDRSIGEIVQAIADNFLGKPYAAGLLDESGEEKLIVTLNKFDCVLFVETVLAIARGVAVQDYDYQNFVTRIEEQRYLNGKMNGYCSRLHYFSDWINDNQKRQTVENITAQLGGVPMNKTLNFMSQHRSSYPQMVKDEATYQCIVSQEADLAKTTVNYIPTNRIKSVYSQLKPGDIVAVATDVKGLDVTHTGLVYRNADGNMGLIHASPAGEVTVAYDLHRYIRRVESAIGIVVARAKTPN, from the coding sequence TTGAAGCAAAATCCTTTGAAAAACATGAGAAATTTTTGGAGTCTGGCTGTTTTGGGATTTGCGATCGTCGGCGTGAATAATTCTTTGATACCTGATGTTTGGGCATTTCAGTCTCAATCTGCTACGGGATATGTTGTTGAGCCACAAACAGCAGGACAGGGCGCGGATGTAGCGTTTTCCTTGACGGGAGAAAGCGAAAATCTGGAAGTAACAAACAAGCAAACTGTTTCCAGTTTTCCGAGTATATTTTGGGACTTCAACAATTTAGCGGAAATTTCCTATTCCGAATTGCTGAAGGTGCTGGCGAGACGATCAGACTCAAATAATACGGAGAGAGAAACGGCTGCACAACCTGAAGACATAGCACGTTTTGAAAAGGTTGTACAGTATGCAAAACAACAAAATTTGCACGATCGCTCGATCGGAGAAATCGTCCAGGCGATCGCCGATAATTTCCTAGGAAAGCCCTACGCCGCTGGTTTGCTGGACGAATCCGGCGAAGAAAAGTTGATCGTAACTTTGAATAAATTTGATTGCGTTTTATTTGTAGAAACTGTTTTGGCGATCGCCAGGGGCGTAGCAGTACAAGATTACGACTATCAAAATTTTGTCACTCGCATAGAAGAACAGCGGTACTTAAACGGTAAAATGAACGGTTATTGCAGCAGATTGCACTATTTTTCCGACTGGATTAACGACAATCAAAAACGGCAAACTGTGGAAAATATCACCGCTCAATTAGGTGGAGTTCCCATGAATAAAACACTAAATTTCATGAGCCAGCACCGCAGCAGTTACCCGCAAATGGTCAAAGACGAAGCAACTTATCAGTGCATAGTCAGCCAAGAAGCAGACTTAGCCAAAACTACTGTTAATTACATCCCGACAAATCGGATAAAAAGTGTTTATTCTCAGTTAAAACCAGGGGATATTGTAGCGGTAGCCACGGATGTTAAAGGATTGGATGTCACCCACACGGGTTTAGTCTATCGCAATGCTGACGGCAATATGGGTTTAATTCACGCTTCGCCGGCTGGGGAGGTGACGGTTGCTTACGACTTGCACAGATATATTAGGAGAGTCGAAAGTGCGATCGGCATTGTGGTAGCTAGGGCGAAAACCCCTAATTAA
- a CDS encoding GAF domain-containing protein: MFKVHNIDLYQLLGSDPEVCLDNLVGLAAQISRTPIAFLSLIDGNRHWLKSQLGIDQTLADSYLDFCDRALDPTPEEFAVGSNSNSEFDRSNPLQKPPVAPKSAIEPPANSFKELPVAIVRDASTDVRFGEHPLTVFYPFVKFYAGIPVMTSDGQMLGVLSVMDSVPRYLTKETIEAIQALSRQVASLVELRWQLLKAQKQWPEAEDISSDSEQISELVRGSNPSTLCAVQTPQSCTRIYAKKLPTVEETGKSQYSWETSASIGHADDTQQIREIVVGSRDTYERQLTAPSLEERSRLGALQAKVGAALGQGGKISPILNRCTEAMVDYLDAKEATIWTFNPQTEQLELQADSGLSTEGWEREIEDWVRAEPGKLQTAPVCLLSNPSLCAIAYPLIVEERLVGVLALCSSALVSEGALEVLSCMANAIAVAIDRITAREELLSRREGLLFGLASQMRNSLDLDKILDTAVNEIRSLLQVDQCYFLWYSISRDGQPSFAITHEAANPELKERLTEYPIEQVTLLAEKICHRQTLRIGEAATALCIEQPTRDFLTSLGIVSNLLLPLKTRSGQMGAVVCNHYSSHRSWATSEVELLQAVVDQLAIAIDQAELYAQTRAAALAAQTQARQLTETLQQLQQKEAQLIQNEKMSSLGLMVAGVAHEINNPVNFIYGNLTYCKQYMRNLLDLLHLYQKHYPDPCPEILDKNEEIDVDFIVPDLLKILSSIEMGTERIRQIVLSLRNFARHDEAEMKLVDIHEGMDSTLLILQSRLKSNGLIPEIEVIKDYGNLPKVECYPGQLNQVFMNILANAIDSLENQPSPKTIKISTAVVAPNSEAGESGKSSGQVVVIRIQDSGPGLGEKAKCHLFDPFFTTKPVGKGTGLGLSISYQIVVEKHGGSLNCISKPGQGADFRIEIPVARPPAIKE, encoded by the coding sequence GTGTTCAAGGTCCATAACATCGACTTGTATCAGCTTCTCGGCTCTGATCCAGAGGTTTGCTTGGACAATTTGGTCGGTTTGGCAGCTCAGATCAGCCGAACTCCTATTGCTTTCTTGAGCTTGATTGACGGCAACCGCCACTGGTTGAAGTCGCAGTTAGGTATCGATCAAACTTTGGCTGATAGTTACCTGGATTTTTGCGATCGCGCGCTCGACCCAACTCCCGAAGAGTTCGCCGTCGGCTCAAACTCAAACTCGGAATTTGACCGCTCGAACCCCCTGCAAAAACCGCCAGTTGCTCCCAAATCTGCGATCGAACCCCCTGCAAATTCCTTCAAGGAACTGCCTGTGGCCATTGTCCGAGACGCTTCCACAGACGTGAGATTTGGCGAGCATCCCCTAACAGTTTTCTATCCCTTCGTGAAATTTTACGCCGGCATCCCAGTCATGACCTCAGATGGGCAGATGCTGGGAGTGCTATCGGTCATGGACTCAGTACCGAGATACTTGACAAAAGAAACCATAGAAGCTATCCAAGCTTTGAGTCGGCAAGTTGCGAGTTTGGTGGAGCTGCGCTGGCAATTACTCAAAGCTCAGAAACAGTGGCCAGAGGCGGAAGATATCAGCTCCGACAGCGAGCAAATCTCCGAGTTAGTTCGTGGCTCGAACCCATCCACCTTGTGTGCCGTACAGACGCCACAAAGCTGTACAAGAATATACGCAAAAAAGCTCCCAACGGTCGAGGAAACAGGCAAATCTCAATATTCGTGGGAAACTTCAGCGAGCATCGGGCATGCAGACGATACCCAACAAATCCGAGAAATCGTTGTCGGCTCCCGGGACACCTATGAGCGCCAATTAACGGCCCCGTCGCTAGAAGAGCGATCGCGCTTGGGAGCTCTGCAAGCTAAAGTCGGTGCCGCCCTCGGACAAGGTGGGAAAATATCGCCCATCCTCAACCGCTGCACCGAGGCAATGGTAGATTACCTCGACGCCAAGGAGGCGACTATCTGGACGTTCAACCCACAGACAGAGCAGTTAGAATTGCAGGCCGATTCAGGACTCAGCACCGAAGGGTGGGAACGGGAAATAGAAGATTGGGTGCGAGCAGAACCGGGAAAACTCCAAACGGCTCCTGTATGCCTACTGTCGAACCCGTCTCTTTGCGCCATTGCCTATCCGCTGATAGTGGAGGAGCGCCTGGTGGGAGTGCTGGCTCTGTGCAGTAGCGCTTTGGTAAGCGAGGGAGCGCTAGAAGTTCTGAGCTGCATGGCTAACGCCATAGCTGTGGCGATCGATCGCATCACGGCCCGAGAAGAATTGTTGAGCCGCCGCGAAGGCCTGCTCTTCGGCCTCGCCAGCCAGATGCGGAATTCCCTCGACCTCGACAAAATTTTAGATACGGCTGTCAACGAAATTCGCAGCTTGTTGCAGGTTGACCAGTGCTACTTTTTGTGGTACTCCATCTCGCGAGACGGGCAGCCAAGCTTTGCAATCACCCACGAGGCGGCAAATCCCGAACTGAAAGAGCGGCTTACAGAATACCCGATCGAACAAGTAACGCTGCTGGCCGAGAAAATTTGCCACCGCCAAACGCTCCGGATCGGGGAGGCGGCAACAGCACTCTGCATCGAACAGCCCACGCGAGATTTTTTGACCAGTCTCGGCATTGTTTCTAACCTGCTGCTGCCGCTCAAGACTCGCTCCGGTCAAATGGGTGCTGTAGTTTGTAACCATTACAGCAGCCACCGTTCCTGGGCGACGAGCGAAGTGGAGTTGCTGCAAGCGGTGGTTGATCAACTGGCGATCGCGATCGACCAAGCCGAACTCTACGCCCAAACGCGGGCGGCAGCCTTAGCCGCTCAAACTCAAGCCCGCCAACTGACGGAAACTTTGCAGCAGTTGCAGCAGAAAGAAGCTCAGCTCATCCAAAACGAAAAAATGTCCTCTCTCGGTCTAATGGTCGCCGGCGTCGCCCACGAAATTAACAATCCGGTTAATTTTATTTACGGCAACTTGACTTATTGCAAGCAGTACATGAGGAATTTGCTGGATTTGCTGCACTTGTATCAAAAGCACTACCCCGATCCTTGCCCCGAAATTCTCGACAAAAACGAAGAAATCGATGTTGATTTCATAGTGCCGGATTTGCTGAAAATTCTGTCTTCAATAGAGATGGGAACTGAACGCATCCGCCAAATTGTCCTGTCTCTGCGGAACTTCGCGCGCCACGACGAAGCAGAGATGAAGCTGGTGGACATTCACGAAGGGATGGACAGCACGCTGCTGATTTTGCAGAGCCGCTTGAAGTCAAATGGGCTAATACCGGAAATTGAGGTAATTAAAGACTACGGCAACTTGCCGAAGGTAGAGTGCTATCCCGGACAGCTCAACCAAGTATTTATGAATATTTTGGCGAATGCGATCGACTCTTTGGAAAATCAGCCCTCACCCAAGACGATCAAAATCTCGACGGCGGTGGTGGCCCCAAACTCGGAGGCTGGTGAGTCAGGAAAGTCGAGCGGTCAAGTTGTGGTGATTCGGATTCAAGACAGCGGGCCGGGATTGGGCGAAAAAGCTAAATGCCACTTGTTTGACCCTTTCTTTACCACTAAACCTGTGGGCAAGGGTACGGGGCTCGGCTTGTCTATCAGCTACCAGATTGTGGTGGAAAAACACGGAGGAAGCTTGAACTGTATCTCGAAACCGGGACAGGGAGCTGATTTCAGGATTGAAATCCCGGTAGCTCGCCCCCCTGCGATCAAAGAATAA
- a CDS encoding response regulator, translating into MSASSSQVPTILAVDDSVVMQGLVKQALSKEFRVLVTDNAVDALSTIYHEQISVLLLDVSMPGIDGLELCRTVRSLPQFQNLPIVMLTARDGAFDKVQGRLAGATEYLTKPFDAEKLREVIGKFIKIK; encoded by the coding sequence ATGTCTGCAAGTAGCAGTCAAGTACCAACTATTTTGGCAGTTGATGATAGCGTCGTGATGCAAGGACTTGTTAAACAGGCCTTAAGCAAAGAGTTTCGAGTTCTCGTAACCGATAATGCAGTGGATGCTTTGTCAACGATTTATCACGAACAAATTTCGGTTTTGTTGCTCGATGTTTCGATGCCTGGTATTGACGGATTGGAACTCTGCCGCACGGTGCGGAGCTTGCCTCAGTTTCAAAATTTGCCGATCGTAATGCTGACAGCGCGAGATGGAGCTTTTGATAAGGTACAGGGGCGTTTGGCGGGAGCAACAGAGTATTTAACTAAGCCGTTTGATGCTGAGAAGTTGCGCGAGGTAATTGGTAAGTTTATCAAAATCAAATAA
- the cheB gene encoding chemotaxis-specific protein-glutamate methyltransferase CheB — MLSPIKVLLVEDSPVVTIVLKRIFDSSPEIKVVGTACNGLEALELIPKLHPEVICTDLNMAPMNGLEFTKEVMKKYPLPILVISASVQANDTQNVFQVLKAGALDVFPKPIGGLVSDYERLGNQLIAKIKIVAGVKVFTRHPKMIQTEDNNPLVKINQTPVANYKFFNENLKSPTIKLLAIGASTGGPQALYAIISKLPASFPVPVICVQHISEGFLQGLVDWLGNESKLPVKIASFGELPQAGTVYFPPEKRHLELDSQGRFVYSEAAPAAGHCPSVTVTFKSVANFYNRGAAGVLLTGMGRDGADGMLAIARQGGLTIAQDEASCIVFGMPKEAIALGAAQYVLPVSAIAPLLLAKLKI, encoded by the coding sequence ATGTTATCGCCCATTAAAGTATTGTTAGTTGAAGATTCTCCAGTAGTTACGATCGTCCTCAAACGAATTTTTGATTCCTCCCCCGAAATCAAAGTTGTAGGAACCGCTTGCAACGGGTTAGAAGCACTAGAATTAATCCCGAAACTTCACCCCGAAGTAATCTGTACGGATTTGAACATGGCACCAATGAACGGATTAGAATTTACGAAAGAAGTAATGAAGAAATATCCGCTACCAATTTTAGTAATTAGTGCTTCAGTACAAGCGAATGATACTCAGAATGTATTTCAAGTGTTAAAGGCTGGTGCATTGGATGTTTTTCCGAAACCGATTGGCGGCTTGGTATCAGATTACGAGCGGCTGGGAAATCAATTAATAGCTAAAATTAAAATAGTCGCCGGAGTTAAAGTATTTACACGCCATCCAAAAATGATACAAACAGAAGATAATAACCCACTGGTAAAAATTAACCAAACACCAGTTGCTAATTACAAATTTTTCAACGAAAATCTTAAATCTCCAACTATTAAACTATTGGCTATAGGGGCTTCTACAGGGGGCCCGCAAGCACTATACGCCATTATTTCTAAACTTCCAGCTAGTTTTCCTGTGCCTGTAATTTGTGTTCAGCACATCAGTGAAGGTTTTTTGCAAGGATTAGTTGATTGGCTGGGTAATGAATCGAAACTGCCAGTTAAGATAGCTTCTTTTGGGGAATTGCCACAAGCAGGGACTGTTTATTTCCCGCCAGAAAAACGTCATTTAGAATTGGACTCTCAAGGGCGATTTGTTTATTCAGAAGCTGCTCCTGCCGCGGGGCACTGCCCTTCTGTAACGGTGACATTTAAGTCGGTAGCTAATTTTTATAATCGGGGGGCAGCGGGGGTTTTGCTGACAGGAATGGGTAGAGATGGTGCTGACGGAATGTTGGCTATCGCCAGACAAGGAGGGTTGACAATCGCCCAAGACGAAGCTAGCTGCATTGTCTTCGGAATGCCCAAGGAGGCGATCGCCCTCGGTGCGGCCCAATATGTTCTACCTGTCAGTGCGATCGCTCCCTTACTTCTGGCTAAATTAAAAATTTAG